In the Peptoclostridium acidaminophilum DSM 3953 genome, one interval contains:
- the thiM gene encoding hydroxyethylthiazole kinase translates to MSNSLKNQCSEYLLEQISAALSALHEKKPLVHHITNDVTVNDCANITLAIGGSPVMAPSIDESAEMAACADALVLNIGTLDKRSIESMIHAAKAANELSIPVVLDPVGVGATALRTESARKLIENARFAVVRGNASEIMLLAGECAGIKGVDSSESGMEALGSAIKLSKSLSCTVAVTGAVDIIVSGEKAVFIKNGTPMLSRVTGTGCMCTSLIGAFCGSIRDPFIGAAAGIMSMGISGEVAKSMLKEEEGTGTFRIRLFDSVSNLTPQRLREMGDISCEK, encoded by the coding sequence CTCGAGCAGATATCAGCCGCACTCTCTGCACTGCACGAGAAAAAGCCGCTAGTCCACCACATAACTAACGACGTGACAGTAAACGACTGCGCCAACATAACTCTTGCCATAGGCGGTTCACCAGTAATGGCCCCGTCGATTGACGAATCTGCCGAGATGGCAGCCTGCGCTGATGCGCTCGTACTAAACATAGGCACACTCGACAAGAGGAGCATAGAATCCATGATACATGCGGCCAAGGCAGCAAATGAGCTTTCAATCCCTGTAGTGCTCGATCCTGTTGGCGTTGGAGCAACCGCGCTGCGCACTGAGTCGGCAAGGAAGCTGATTGAAAACGCCAGGTTCGCCGTAGTAAGGGGCAACGCCTCGGAGATAATGCTACTCGCCGGCGAATGCGCAGGAATTAAAGGTGTCGACTCAAGCGAGTCCGGCATGGAGGCCCTGGGCTCAGCAATTAAGCTTTCAAAAAGCCTTTCCTGCACCGTAGCAGTAACGGGCGCTGTCGACATAATAGTTTCAGGCGAAAAGGCCGTATTCATCAAAAACGGAACGCCTATGCTCTCAAGGGTTACAGGCACTGGCTGCATGTGCACCTCTCTAATAGGCGCATTCTGCGGCTCCATCAGAGATCCTTTCATAGGCGCTGCAGCCGGCATAATGAGCATGGGCATATCCGGCGAGGTTGCCAAAAGCATGCTTAAGGAAGAGGAAGGCACCGGCACCTTCAGGATAAGACTGTTTGACTCCGTGTCAAACCTCACTCCCCAAAGGCTTAGAGAGATGGGTGACATATCCTGTGAAAAATAA
- the thiE gene encoding thiamine phosphate synthase — protein MKNKLDYSLYLVTDRTLCRGEFIECIEAAIRGGVSVVQLREKDASSAEFYSIALELRKLTRSYGVPFIINDRADIALAVDADGLHIGQSDMPLDVARSILGSEKIIGVSASCVDDALLALEEGADYLGVGAVFPTGTKSDADSVGIDELRRIKDSVDIPVVAIGGINEINAHIPMSAGIDGISVVSAIVASPSPLDSSKRLLDIVKKSKNI, from the coding sequence GTGAAAAATAAATTAGACTACAGCCTGTATCTTGTAACAGACAGAACTCTTTGCCGCGGAGAGTTCATTGAATGCATCGAAGCCGCCATAAGGGGAGGCGTGAGCGTTGTGCAGCTCCGCGAAAAGGACGCCTCCTCCGCAGAGTTCTACAGCATAGCTCTCGAGCTGAGAAAGCTGACCCGCAGCTATGGCGTGCCTTTTATAATAAATGACCGCGCAGACATAGCGCTTGCAGTCGACGCCGACGGCCTTCACATAGGCCAGAGCGACATGCCCCTTGATGTGGCAAGAAGTATACTTGGCAGCGAGAAGATTATAGGAGTTTCAGCATCTTGTGTTGATGATGCCCTTCTCGCTCTCGAAGAAGGAGCCGACTATCTGGGCGTGGGCGCCGTTTTCCCTACCGGCACAAAGAGCGATGCAGACAGCGTAGGCATCGACGAGCTTAGACGCATAAAAGACTCCGTGGACATTCCGGTTGTCGCAATCGGGGGAATAAACGAGATCAATGCCCACATACCAATGTCGGCCGGCATAGACGGCATTTCAGTGGTTTCTGCCATAGTTGCAAGCCCCAGTCCGCTTGATTCATCAAAGAGGCTGCTTGACATAGTTAAAAAATCAAAGAATATATAA
- the thiC gene encoding phosphomethylpyrimidine synthase ThiC, whose protein sequence is MTYTTQMDAAKKGILTKEMETVARKENMEAAVLMDLVAKGRIAIPANKNHKSLDAEGVGEGLRTKINVNLGISKDCRCVDTELDKVRKAIEMKAEAIMDLSSFGKTEEFRRRLVEMSSAMIGTVPMYDAVGFYDKELSEISPEEFLKVVEKHAVDGVDFMTIHAGINRETAGIFKRNSRLTNIVSRGGSLLYAWMELTGNENPFYEYYDELLDICRKYDVTISLGDAYRPGSIADSTDASQIKELIVLGELTKRAWEKDVQVIVEGPGHMSLNEVAANMQLQKKLCHGAPFYVLGPIVTDIAPGYDHITSAIGGAIAAANGADFLCYVTPAEHLRLPNLDDMKEGIIASRIAAHAADIAKGVPGAREWDNSMSKARAELDWEKMFDLSLDPEKARRYRAESKPAHEDSCTMCGKMCAVRNMNRIMDGKNINILREDD, encoded by the coding sequence ATGACTTATACTACTCAGATGGATGCTGCCAAAAAGGGCATTCTCACAAAAGAGATGGAGACAGTAGCCAGAAAAGAGAACATGGAGGCAGCAGTGCTTATGGACCTTGTTGCAAAGGGAAGGATTGCTATACCCGCAAACAAGAACCACAAGTCGCTTGACGCCGAGGGCGTGGGAGAAGGCCTTAGAACAAAGATAAACGTAAACCTCGGGATATCGAAGGACTGCAGATGCGTTGACACTGAGCTTGACAAGGTGAGGAAAGCAATAGAAATGAAGGCCGAGGCCATAATGGACCTTAGCTCTTTTGGAAAGACAGAGGAATTCAGAAGAAGGCTGGTGGAGATGTCTTCAGCCATGATAGGAACAGTTCCAATGTATGACGCCGTAGGCTTTTATGACAAGGAGCTTTCGGAAATATCGCCCGAAGAATTTCTGAAGGTCGTTGAAAAGCACGCAGTAGACGGCGTCGACTTCATGACAATACACGCCGGAATAAACAGAGAGACTGCCGGCATATTCAAAAGAAACAGCAGGCTTACCAACATAGTTTCAAGGGGTGGCTCGCTGCTCTACGCGTGGATGGAGCTTACAGGCAACGAGAATCCTTTCTACGAATACTACGACGAGCTGCTTGATATATGCAGAAAATACGACGTAACTATAAGCCTCGGCGACGCATACAGGCCCGGAAGCATCGCCGACTCGACGGATGCGAGCCAGATAAAGGAGCTCATAGTTCTTGGAGAGCTTACAAAGAGAGCTTGGGAAAAGGACGTTCAGGTAATAGTTGAAGGCCCCGGCCACATGAGCCTCAACGAGGTTGCCGCCAATATGCAGCTTCAAAAGAAGCTCTGCCACGGCGCTCCATTCTACGTCCTCGGACCTATAGTTACAGACATAGCTCCGGGATACGACCACATAACCAGCGCAATCGGCGGTGCAATCGCGGCTGCAAACGGCGCCGACTTCCTTTGCTACGTAACTCCTGCCGAGCACCTGCGGCTGCCCAACCTGGACGATATGAAGGAAGGCATAATAGCCTCCAGGATAGCCGCTCACGCTGCCGACATTGCCAAGGGCGTTCCTGGGGCAAGGGAGTGGGATAACAGCATGAGCAAGGCAAGAGCCGAGCTCGACTGGGAGAAGATGTTCGACCTCTCACTCGACCCTGAAAAGGCAAGGCGCTACAGGGCGGAGTCCAAGCCTGCCCATGAGGATTCGTGCACAATGTGCGGCAAAATGTGCGCCGTCAGAAACATGAACAGGATAATGGACGGCAAGAATATCAACATCCTCAGAGAGGACGACTAA